From Lysobacter auxotrophicus, the proteins below share one genomic window:
- the metX gene encoding homoserine O-succinyltransferase MetX has translation MSFAPVSALASDAAPAERIDAFDHVAHAAVFANALHAQRGECTVELDLRHAGKRRIALRYEILGDRTLPAVFVAGGISAHRHLAASATFPEHGWWEQQIGAGKALDPRERCLVAFDWVGADGTLDAPLDPADQADAIAALLDVLHIGRLQAFVGCSYGAMVGLQFASRHEARVEQLVAISGVHRAHPYASAWRALQRRAVALGALQCDETHGLALARQLAILSYRTPEEFAARFAPAQVSEGRVRVGAEDYLDHCGASYVQRTSPTAYLRLSESIDLQDVDPTSIRLPVTVVAVLEDRLVPVSDAYDLVERLRGETRLRVVRSLYGHDAFLKEERAIAQVLGEAFDDVLEVAA, from the coding sequence ATGAGCTTCGCCCCCGTCTCCGCCCTCGCTTCCGACGCCGCGCCAGCCGAACGCATCGACGCGTTCGATCACGTCGCGCACGCCGCCGTGTTCGCCAACGCCCTGCACGCGCAGCGCGGCGAATGCACGGTCGAACTCGACCTGCGCCACGCCGGCAAGCGACGCATCGCGTTGCGCTACGAGATCCTCGGCGACCGCACGCTGCCAGCGGTGTTCGTCGCGGGCGGCATCTCGGCGCATCGTCACCTCGCCGCCAGCGCGACGTTCCCGGAGCACGGCTGGTGGGAGCAGCAGATCGGCGCGGGCAAGGCGCTGGATCCGCGCGAACGCTGCCTGGTCGCGTTCGACTGGGTCGGCGCCGACGGCACGCTGGACGCGCCGCTGGATCCGGCCGACCAGGCCGACGCGATCGCCGCGCTGCTCGACGTGCTGCACATCGGGCGTCTGCAGGCGTTCGTCGGCTGCTCGTACGGCGCGATGGTCGGCCTGCAGTTCGCCTCACGGCACGAAGCGCGCGTCGAACAGCTGGTGGCGATCAGCGGCGTGCACCGCGCGCATCCGTATGCCAGCGCGTGGCGCGCGCTGCAGCGTCGCGCGGTCGCGCTGGGTGCGCTGCAGTGCGACGAGACGCATGGGCTCGCGCTCGCCCGCCAGCTCGCCATCCTGAGCTACCGCACGCCGGAGGAATTCGCCGCGCGCTTCGCGCCGGCGCAGGTGAGCGAAGGCCGCGTGCGCGTCGGGGCGGAGGACTACCTCGATCATTGCGGCGCCAGCTACGTGCAGCGCACGTCGCCGACGGCGTACCTGCGCCTGTCCGAATCCATCGACCTGCAGGACGTGGATCCCACGTCGATCCGCCTGCCGGTGACCGTCGTCGCCGTGCTCGAGGATCGCCTCGTACCGGTGTCCGATGCCTACGACCTCGTCGAGCGGCTGCGCGGCGAAACGCGCCTGCGCGTGGTGCGCTCGCTGTACGGGCACGACGCCTTCCTCAAGGAGGAGCGCGCGATCGCGCAGGTGCTTGGCGAAGCGTTCGACGACGTCCTGGAGGTGGCCGCATGA
- a CDS encoding phytase — protein MTPRLSAPAAIALALAALASACTTTRPAAPVAAPTPVVAPDVRTVPERYVSGESAQDELDSLATWTTEEGATWLIATAKSTHRLVVFDADTGRRLRDVGGEGTALGQFDRPNGVAVYGDYVFVVERDNRRVQVLSLPDFAPVGAFGTKELRSPYGLWLTETEPGELEIYVTDSFMYGKKFDEVPPLAELDQRVRRYRVQFDQAGRLRASYAGSFGDTSPDAALRMVESIAGDPGNDRLLIADEDRRHESTLREYSFSGKYTGRSLPQDSFGAEAEGVALWSCTDGSGYWIAVDQLAPLTIFHLFDRATLEPRGSFEGETTAHTDGVALHAASTLAFPNGALFAVHDDKSVSAFDLAEVARVLHLSPDCAQ, from the coding sequence ATGACCCCACGCCTTTCCGCCCCTGCCGCCATCGCGCTTGCGCTGGCGGCCCTGGCTTCCGCCTGCACCACCACCCGGCCCGCCGCACCCGTGGCCGCGCCAACACCGGTCGTCGCACCCGACGTGCGCACCGTGCCCGAACGCTACGTTTCCGGCGAAAGCGCGCAGGACGAACTGGACTCGCTCGCCACCTGGACCACCGAGGAAGGCGCGACGTGGCTGATCGCCACCGCGAAGTCGACGCACCGGCTGGTCGTGTTCGATGCCGACACCGGCCGACGGCTGCGCGATGTCGGCGGGGAAGGCACGGCGCTGGGCCAGTTCGACCGCCCCAACGGCGTGGCGGTGTACGGCGATTACGTGTTCGTCGTCGAACGCGACAACCGCCGCGTGCAGGTGCTGTCGCTGCCGGACTTCGCGCCGGTCGGCGCGTTCGGCACGAAGGAACTGCGCAGCCCGTATGGCCTGTGGCTCACCGAGACCGAACCGGGCGAGCTGGAAATCTACGTCACCGACAGCTTCATGTACGGCAAGAAGTTCGACGAAGTGCCGCCGCTGGCCGAACTGGACCAGCGCGTGCGCCGCTACCGCGTGCAGTTCGATCAGGCCGGACGGCTGCGCGCCTCGTATGCCGGTTCGTTCGGCGACACGTCGCCCGACGCCGCGCTGCGCATGGTGGAATCCATCGCGGGCGATCCGGGCAACGACCGCCTGCTGATCGCCGACGAAGACCGTCGCCACGAATCCACGCTGCGCGAGTACAGCTTCAGCGGTAAATACACCGGACGCAGCCTGCCGCAGGACAGCTTCGGCGCCGAAGCCGAAGGTGTCGCGCTGTGGAGTTGCACCGACGGCAGCGGTTATTGGATCGCCGTCGACCAGCTCGCGCCGCTGACGATCTTCCATCTGTTCGATCGCGCCACGCTCGAGCCGCGCGGCAGTTTCGAAGGCGAAACCACCGCGCACACCGACGGCGTCGCGCTGCATGCGGCGTCCACGCTGGCGTTCCCGAACGGCGCACTGTTCGCGGTGCACGACGACAAGTCGGTGTCGGCCTTCGACCTG